A single window of Oerskovia paurometabola DNA harbors:
- a CDS encoding family 43 glycosylhydrolase, giving the protein MTTRHDPAQTTPSARRRAPRGARDVLGGALSIALLAPMALAGPAAALAPAPARPTTALAPAVPAATETSATEAPTPTADGLKLWYKLDELSGTVAHDASGSGRDGTLVGGGDWTDGQGLTFGGSSYVDLPDDLLAGYSAVTVSADVWIDSSLSGNYFFYNLGNTAVGSPQSGSGYLFSSGNANYRASVSNAAWGAEQNTAKSPSAALARGVWKTVTYTQGAGTGRLYEDGAQVGVNTAVTHTPGSIGNGKTTANYLGKSAYAADNLFKGRIKDFRLYDRALTAAEVADLSTTNAAASLSADVSALSLGDTSAVAKNLTLPAKGTGGSTVTWATSDASVVTSSGVITQPVGQAHTATLTATLSLRGQSATRTFDVTVVPGTGDQGVVDAAAAALEVKNLDDVRGNLTLPTTGSEGTTVTWATTAPTVVTPSGEVTRPAHGQADQTVTLTATVSKGQATATRAFAATVPALPEQQDFAGYLFSYFIGEGYATGEQVYFGLSKGNDPLRYRNLNDNQPVLTSSLGEQGLRDPFVIRSPEGDKFYQIATDLKIHGNGNWDASQRTGSKSIMVWESTDLVSWTDQRLVQVSPETAGNTWAPEAYYDETIGAYVVFWASKLYEEDDPGHTANTYNRMMYTTTRDFYTFTEPQVWVDPGYSVIDSTVIEHDGEFYRFTKDERNNTSTTPCSKFVLGEKASELRSLSYDFITDCIGKANSLGGGINQGEGPTIFKSNTEEKWYLFIDEFGGRGYVPFETTDLNADEWKMSTGYEMPSRPRHGTVLPVTQTEYDALLKGYQPDAFVESAQDVTAVVSVGDAPVLPATVATRTAAGTTTQTAVTWDAIDPASYAQAGTFEVTGSLGAGVSVRAKAVVTVVEGDVPVTGLTVSPTSTQVTVGSARSLTATVTPANATARTITWTSADPSVATVVSNGPSAGTVRGVAAGSTTVTATTADGSRTATVTIDVTKEIPGLVVQYRLDETSGTQAVNSAPSSAVGPATVVGGAARNGTDGVRLDGVDDHVRLPDDVLKGLTEITVSLDVRIDIAQSTPYFIYGLGNTSGSSGNGYLFTTGDAYRTAIASGNYTTEQNTTKGSNLARGVWKHLTYTQSGTTGTLYEDGIQVARNTDVTTTPGSIGNGTTVANYIGRSLYSGDKYLKGDVRDFRVYDHALSADEVKDLGQDHSAVTGAELAELKVAAIVDGGSSTVTLPVVPGTDRSALAPRLVVSDRATVTPANGSVQDLTQPVTYTVTGPDGAARTWTVQAKEMRSPVLPGLYADPNIAVFDGVYYIYATTDGTPGWGGKDFYVWKSTDLASWERSAEPFLTLDGAAGDVSWATGNAWAPTIIERDGKYYFYFSGHNPTYDRKTIGVAVADSPEGPFTAQPTAMITNGEAVTTGQAIDPAAFEDPQTGTFYLFWGNGSNAPLYAELNDDMVSVKQDTITKFGGLTNFREGLFLNYREGTYHLTYSIDDTGSENYRVGYATSTSIDGPWTYRGVILEKDVSQGILGTGHSSIVQVPGTDEWYIAYHRFAIPGGDGNHRETTIDRLTFGEDGLIQKVVPTLESVPPLDVTEPAQVEVDVTVAPKCVAGKAALTVLVRNIEEVPVDVVVTTPLGTKTFLQVAPGRLASQTLSARAVTLAAGKVTVTAQAVLDGAPVTTAYDVTYAATSCG; this is encoded by the coding sequence ATGACCACCCGACACGACCCGGCGCAGACCACGCCCTCGGCCCGACGGAGGGCCCCCCGCGGGGCGAGAGACGTCCTCGGGGGCGCGCTGAGCATCGCTCTGCTCGCCCCGATGGCCCTGGCAGGACCGGCGGCGGCCCTGGCCCCGGCCCCCGCACGCCCGACGACGGCGCTCGCCCCGGCGGTGCCGGCCGCCACCGAGACGAGTGCCACAGAGGCCCCCACCCCCACGGCCGACGGCCTGAAGCTCTGGTACAAGCTCGACGAGCTGAGCGGCACGGTCGCCCACGACGCCTCGGGCTCGGGCCGTGACGGCACGCTCGTCGGCGGCGGAGACTGGACCGACGGGCAGGGGCTCACGTTCGGCGGCTCGAGCTACGTGGACCTCCCCGACGACCTCCTGGCCGGCTACTCGGCCGTGACGGTCAGCGCCGACGTGTGGATCGACTCGTCGCTGAGCGGCAACTACTTCTTCTACAACCTGGGCAACACGGCCGTGGGCTCACCGCAGTCGGGCAGCGGCTACCTCTTCTCCTCGGGCAACGCGAACTACCGCGCGTCCGTCTCGAACGCCGCGTGGGGTGCCGAGCAGAACACGGCCAAGTCGCCGTCCGCGGCCCTCGCGCGTGGCGTCTGGAAGACCGTCACCTACACGCAGGGCGCCGGCACGGGGCGCCTCTACGAGGACGGCGCGCAGGTCGGCGTCAACACGGCCGTGACCCACACGCCGGGCTCGATCGGCAACGGGAAGACGACCGCCAACTACCTCGGCAAGTCCGCCTATGCGGCCGACAACCTCTTCAAGGGGCGCATCAAGGACTTCCGCCTCTACGACCGCGCGCTCACGGCCGCCGAGGTCGCCGACCTCAGCACCACGAACGCCGCGGCGTCGCTCTCCGCCGACGTCAGCGCCCTGTCCCTCGGGGACACGAGCGCCGTGGCCAAGAACCTCACGCTGCCCGCGAAGGGCACGGGCGGCTCGACCGTCACCTGGGCGACCTCGGACGCGAGCGTCGTGACGTCGTCGGGCGTCATCACCCAGCCCGTCGGTCAGGCGCACACCGCGACACTGACCGCGACGCTCTCGCTGCGCGGCCAGAGCGCCACCAGGACGTTCGACGTCACCGTGGTGCCCGGCACGGGCGACCAGGGCGTCGTCGACGCCGCGGCCGCCGCGCTCGAGGTCAAGAACCTCGACGACGTCCGCGGCAACCTCACGCTGCCGACCACGGGATCCGAGGGCACCACGGTCACCTGGGCGACCACGGCCCCCACGGTCGTCACGCCGTCGGGCGAGGTCACGCGCCCCGCGCACGGCCAGGCCGACCAGACGGTCACGCTGACCGCGACCGTGAGCAAGGGGCAGGCCACGGCCACGCGGGCGTTCGCCGCGACGGTCCCCGCGCTCCCCGAGCAGCAGGACTTCGCGGGCTACCTGTTCTCCTACTTCATCGGTGAGGGCTACGCGACCGGCGAGCAGGTCTACTTCGGCCTGAGCAAGGGCAACGACCCGCTCAGGTACCGCAACCTCAACGACAACCAGCCCGTGCTGACGTCGAGCCTGGGGGAGCAGGGGCTGCGCGACCCGTTCGTCATCCGTTCGCCCGAGGGCGACAAGTTCTACCAGATCGCGACCGACCTCAAGATCCACGGCAACGGCAACTGGGACGCGTCCCAGCGCACGGGCTCCAAGTCGATCATGGTCTGGGAGTCGACCGACCTGGTGAGCTGGACCGACCAGCGCCTCGTCCAGGTCTCCCCGGAGACCGCGGGCAACACGTGGGCCCCGGAGGCGTACTACGACGAGACGATCGGCGCCTACGTCGTGTTCTGGGCCTCCAAGCTCTACGAGGAGGACGACCCGGGCCACACGGCCAACACCTACAACCGCATGATGTACACCACGACCCGCGACTTCTACACGTTCACCGAGCCGCAGGTGTGGGTCGACCCGGGCTACTCGGTCATCGACTCGACCGTGATCGAGCACGACGGCGAGTTCTACCGCTTCACCAAGGACGAGCGGAACAACACGTCCACGACGCCGTGCTCCAAGTTCGTGCTGGGCGAGAAGGCGAGCGAGCTGCGCTCGCTGAGCTACGACTTCATCACCGACTGCATCGGCAAGGCCAACTCGCTCGGCGGCGGCATCAACCAGGGCGAGGGCCCGACCATCTTCAAGTCGAACACCGAGGAGAAGTGGTACCTGTTCATCGACGAGTTCGGCGGCCGCGGCTACGTGCCCTTCGAGACGACCGACCTCAACGCCGACGAGTGGAAGATGTCCACGGGCTACGAGATGCCCTCGCGACCGCGCCACGGCACGGTCCTGCCCGTGACGCAGACCGAGTACGACGCGCTGCTCAAGGGCTACCAGCCCGACGCGTTCGTCGAGTCGGCGCAGGACGTCACGGCCGTCGTGAGCGTCGGTGACGCACCGGTCCTGCCGGCCACGGTCGCCACACGCACCGCAGCCGGCACGACCACCCAGACCGCGGTCACGTGGGACGCGATCGACCCCGCGAGCTACGCGCAGGCCGGGACCTTCGAGGTCACGGGCTCGCTCGGCGCCGGCGTGAGCGTGCGTGCCAAGGCCGTCGTGACCGTGGTCGAGGGCGACGTCCCCGTCACGGGCCTGACGGTCTCGCCCACCTCGACGCAGGTCACGGTCGGATCGGCACGCTCGCTCACCGCGACCGTGACCCCCGCCAACGCCACGGCCCGCACCATCACCTGGACGAGCGCCGACCCGTCGGTCGCGACCGTCGTCTCCAACGGGCCCTCCGCGGGCACCGTGCGCGGCGTCGCGGCGGGCAGCACGACCGTGACCGCCACGACCGCGGACGGGTCGCGCACCGCGACCGTCACGATCGACGTGACGAAGGAGATCCCGGGCCTGGTGGTCCAGTACCGCCTGGACGAGACGAGCGGCACGCAGGCCGTGAACTCGGCGCCGAGCAGCGCCGTCGGTCCCGCGACCGTCGTGGGCGGGGCCGCTCGAAACGGCACGGACGGCGTGCGTCTCGACGGGGTCGACGACCACGTCAGGCTGCCCGACGACGTGCTCAAGGGCCTGACGGAGATCACCGTCTCGCTCGACGTGCGCATCGACATCGCCCAGTCCACGCCCTACTTCATCTACGGCCTGGGCAACACGAGCGGGTCGAGCGGCAACGGCTACCTCTTCACGACGGGGGACGCGTACCGCACGGCCATCGCCTCGGGGAACTACACGACCGAGCAGAACACGACCAAGGGCTCGAACCTCGCCCGCGGCGTGTGGAAGCACCTGACGTACACGCAGTCGGGCACCACCGGCACCCTCTACGAGGACGGGATCCAGGTCGCGCGGAACACCGACGTGACCACGACCCCCGGATCGATCGGTAACGGCACCACGGTCGCGAACTACATCGGCCGCTCGCTCTACTCGGGCGACAAGTACCTCAAGGGCGACGTCCGCGACTTCCGCGTCTACGACCACGCCCTGAGCGCCGACGAGGTCAAGGACCTCGGTCAGGACCACTCGGCCGTCACGGGAGCCGAGCTCGCCGAGCTCAAGGTCGCCGCGATCGTCGACGGCGGGTCCAGCACGGTCACGCTCCCCGTGGTGCCCGGCACCGACCGCTCCGCGCTCGCGCCTCGCCTGGTCGTGTCCGACCGTGCGACCGTGACGCCCGCCAACGGCTCGGTGCAGGACCTCACGCAGCCCGTGACCTACACCGTGACCGGCCCCGACGGGGCCGCGCGCACGTGGACCGTCCAGGCCAAGGAGATGCGCAGCCCGGTCCTGCCGGGCCTGTACGCGGACCCGAACATCGCGGTCTTCGACGGGGTCTACTACATCTACGCGACCACGGACGGCACCCCCGGCTGGGGCGGCAAGGACTTCTACGTGTGGAAGTCGACCGACCTCGCGAGCTGGGAGCGCTCGGCCGAGCCGTTCCTCACGCTCGACGGCGCTGCGGGCGACGTCTCCTGGGCCACGGGCAACGCGTGGGCGCCGACCATCATCGAGCGCGACGGGAAGTACTACTTCTACTTCTCGGGCCACAACCCGACCTACGACCGCAAGACGATCGGTGTCGCGGTCGCGGACAGCCCCGAGGGGCCCTTCACCGCGCAGCCGACGGCCATGATCACCAACGGGGAGGCCGTCACGACGGGGCAGGCGATCGACCCAGCGGCGTTCGAGGACCCGCAGACCGGCACGTTCTACCTGTTCTGGGGCAACGGCAGCAACGCGCCGCTGTACGCGGAGCTGAACGACGACATGGTCTCGGTCAAGCAGGACACCATCACGAAGTTCGGTGGTCTGACGAACTTCCGCGAGGGCCTGTTCCTCAACTACCGCGAGGGGACCTACCACCTGACCTACTCGATCGACGACACGGGCTCGGAGAACTACCGGGTCGGGTACGCGACGTCGACGAGCATCGACGGGCCGTGGACCTACCGCGGCGTGATCCTCGAGAAGGACGTGTCCCAGGGCATCCTCGGGACCGGCCACAGCTCGATCGTCCAGGTCCCCGGGACCGACGAGTGGTACATCGCGTACCACCGCTTCGCGATCCCCGGCGGCGACGGGAACCACCGCGAGACGACCATCGACCGGCTCACGTTCGGTGAGGACGGCCTCATCCAGAAGGTCGTCCCGACGCTCGAGAGCGTGCCGCCGCTCGACGTGACCGAGCCCGCCCAGGTCGAGGTCGACGTCACGGTCGCGCCCAAGTGCGTGGCCGGCAAGGCCGCGCTCACGGTGCTCGTACGGAACATCGAGGAGGTGCCCGTCGACGTGGTCGTGACCACGCCGCTCGGGACCAAGACCTTCCTCCAGGTCGCGCCGGGCAGGCTCGCGTCGCAGACGCTCTCGGCCCGCGCGGTGACGCTCGCGGCCGGGAAGGTCACGGTCACGGCCCAGGCCGTGCTCGACGGCGCCCCGGTCACCACGGCCTACGACGTCACCTACGCAGCGACCAGCTGCGGCTGA
- a CDS encoding alpha-L-arabinofuranosidase C-terminal domain-containing protein codes for MGVLALGATTALAVTPAAFAATEPVLPAGAWVDQFDTAELGSAWDVVNPVPSAWSLATTPGSLTLTSQTGDTYQEANTAKNVFMVDVPVGDFTVVTKVSAPVGKVYQGAGLIAWKDMDNYVRAGLTYVGSLSPSARAIELDNETGGKFTAASFTDRAGSTGETLRMQRTGDTLAVSYWDATAGDWKPAGSTTVTFDVTQVGLYALAAQDGSTHAATFDYVAVDAAEGQDVVPTGTFSLDGPADHKHLVLTDTGLSFVAQRPASPLGLVATAVAGGPDGAATLAQAGTGLPVVVASDGRITLGAADAAPAQVRLTDVGGGKLALRVPGAAAGEFAGVRAADGALVLGAEDAAVRLTLTALSSAEHTLAIDAAGETVEMSDDLYGIFYEDINYAADGGLYAELVRNRSFEFNSSDNSSFTGLTAWERVDRNGGTATTTVVTDAQRLNDSNRYYLRLDATAAGAGVRNAGFNTGLFLEKGQKYDFSVWARSAVGQDLTVQVEDAAAGTTYATGKVTVAGTDTWKKYSVTLTATETTSAGRLAVLAGAAGTVRFDMVSLMPQDTWVGPVNGKTHLRKDLAEKIDAMNPQFLRFPGGCVTNAGTFDTYLESNGTDRRRTYQWKETIGPVEERATNWNFWGYNQSYGIGYYEYFTFAEDLGATPLPVLSVGANGCGSTIPEMKDDVRIQRWVQDTLDLVEFANGDVTTEWGAVRAELGHPEPFGLKYLGLGNEENTKTFEANFPKFKDAVRAAYPDVQIISNSGPDDTGQRFDELWEFNRAQEVDLVDEHYYNDPSWFLENADRYDDYDREGPHVFLGEYASRGNTFFNALSEAAFMTGLERNSDVVELASYAPLLSNESYVQWSPDAIWFDNDESWGTPNYYVQELFANNVGDEVVPSVHTASTGDAAGLLDGGVFLSTWSTSASYDNVVVTDNASGDVLFQDGFDDATQWSPVTGTWAAQDGVYTQSSTSVTDARSIVTGAYAKDWKNYTLELDARKIAGSEGFLVGFAAGGPDDYYWWNIGGWNNTRSVLQRADGGSAAEIAAVENKSVETGQGYKVKVVVQGSTIELYLDGQLQISYEQPAAKSLYQVVTRDEESGDLVVKVVNPTATAADTAVTVAGQEIAAQATVTEMVGAPTDTNTKANPRAIVPVERTWGGASNAFDYTFPAYSVTFLRLQAAGTEAEPVDLAVTAKAQCVAGRANLSVRAVNGEDEAVTVAFTTPFGTKTFASVGPGKSASQSFNSRAVSVPAGTATVVGTIGTGPGARSTTFDVEYPATTCG; via the coding sequence GTGGGGGTCCTCGCACTGGGGGCGACGACCGCCCTCGCGGTCACCCCGGCGGCCTTCGCGGCCACCGAGCCGGTCCTTCCGGCGGGCGCCTGGGTCGACCAGTTCGACACGGCCGAGCTCGGCTCGGCCTGGGACGTCGTCAACCCGGTCCCGTCGGCGTGGTCGCTCGCGACGACGCCCGGGTCGTTGACCCTGACGTCCCAGACGGGCGACACCTACCAGGAGGCGAACACCGCGAAGAACGTCTTCATGGTGGACGTCCCCGTGGGCGACTTCACGGTCGTGACCAAGGTGTCGGCCCCGGTCGGCAAGGTCTACCAGGGCGCGGGCCTCATCGCGTGGAAGGACATGGACAACTACGTCCGTGCAGGTCTGACGTACGTGGGCAGCCTGTCGCCCTCGGCGCGCGCGATCGAGCTCGACAACGAGACGGGCGGGAAGTTCACGGCCGCGTCGTTCACCGACCGTGCGGGCTCGACGGGCGAGACGCTGCGCATGCAGCGCACCGGTGACACGCTCGCGGTGTCCTACTGGGACGCCACCGCGGGGGACTGGAAGCCCGCGGGCTCGACGACGGTCACGTTCGACGTCACCCAGGTCGGCCTCTACGCCCTCGCGGCGCAGGACGGTTCGACGCACGCCGCGACGTTCGACTACGTCGCGGTCGACGCGGCCGAGGGCCAGGACGTCGTCCCGACGGGCACGTTCTCGCTCGACGGCCCGGCCGACCACAAGCACCTCGTCCTGACGGACACGGGCCTGTCGTTCGTCGCGCAACGCCCGGCGTCGCCGCTGGGCCTGGTGGCCACGGCGGTCGCCGGCGGGCCCGACGGCGCCGCGACGCTCGCGCAGGCGGGCACCGGTCTGCCGGTGGTCGTCGCGAGCGACGGGCGGATCACGCTCGGGGCCGCCGACGCCGCCCCGGCCCAGGTGCGGCTGACCGACGTGGGCGGCGGCAAGCTCGCGCTGCGCGTGCCGGGCGCCGCTGCCGGGGAGTTCGCGGGGGTGCGCGCCGCGGACGGAGCCCTGGTGCTCGGCGCCGAGGACGCGGCCGTCAGGCTCACGCTCACCGCACTGTCGTCGGCCGAGCACACGCTCGCGATCGACGCCGCGGGCGAGACCGTCGAGATGAGCGACGACCTGTACGGCATCTTCTACGAGGACATCAACTACGCCGCGGACGGCGGGCTGTACGCCGAGCTCGTGCGCAACCGCTCGTTCGAGTTCAACTCGTCGGACAACTCGTCCTTCACGGGGCTCACGGCCTGGGAGCGGGTCGACCGCAACGGCGGCACCGCGACCACGACGGTGGTGACCGACGCGCAGCGCCTCAACGACAGCAACCGCTACTACCTCCGGCTCGACGCGACCGCGGCCGGCGCGGGCGTGCGCAACGCGGGCTTCAACACGGGCCTCTTCCTCGAGAAGGGCCAGAAGTACGACTTCTCGGTGTGGGCGCGCTCCGCCGTCGGGCAGGACCTGACCGTGCAGGTGGAGGACGCCGCGGCGGGGACCACCTACGCGACCGGGAAGGTGACCGTCGCCGGCACCGACACCTGGAAGAAGTACTCGGTGACCCTCACCGCGACCGAGACCACCTCGGCCGGGCGCCTCGCGGTCCTCGCGGGGGCCGCAGGCACCGTGCGCTTCGACATGGTCTCGCTCATGCCGCAGGACACCTGGGTCGGGCCGGTCAACGGCAAGACCCACCTGCGTAAGGACCTCGCCGAGAAGATCGACGCCATGAACCCGCAGTTCCTGCGGTTCCCGGGCGGCTGCGTGACCAACGCGGGCACGTTCGACACCTACCTCGAGAGCAACGGCACCGACCGTCGGCGCACGTACCAGTGGAAGGAGACCATCGGGCCGGTCGAGGAGCGGGCCACGAACTGGAACTTCTGGGGCTACAACCAGTCGTACGGGATCGGGTACTACGAGTACTTCACGTTCGCCGAGGACCTCGGCGCGACGCCCCTGCCCGTCCTGTCGGTCGGCGCCAACGGCTGCGGCAGCACCATCCCCGAGATGAAGGACGACGTCCGGATCCAGCGCTGGGTCCAGGACACGCTCGACCTCGTCGAGTTCGCCAACGGTGACGTCACGACCGAGTGGGGCGCGGTGCGCGCCGAGCTAGGCCACCCCGAGCCGTTCGGCCTGAAGTACCTCGGACTCGGCAACGAGGAGAACACCAAGACGTTCGAGGCGAACTTCCCGAAGTTCAAGGACGCCGTGCGCGCCGCGTACCCCGACGTCCAGATCATCTCGAACTCGGGTCCGGACGACACGGGCCAGCGGTTCGACGAGCTCTGGGAGTTCAACCGTGCGCAGGAGGTCGACCTGGTCGACGAGCACTACTACAACGACCCGAGCTGGTTCCTCGAGAACGCCGACCGCTACGACGACTACGACCGCGAGGGCCCGCACGTGTTCCTCGGCGAGTACGCGTCGCGCGGCAACACGTTCTTCAACGCGCTGTCCGAGGCCGCCTTCATGACGGGCCTCGAGCGCAACTCCGACGTCGTCGAGCTCGCGTCGTACGCGCCGCTGCTCTCCAACGAGTCGTACGTGCAGTGGTCGCCCGACGCGATCTGGTTCGACAACGACGAGTCGTGGGGCACGCCCAACTACTACGTCCAGGAGCTGTTCGCGAACAACGTGGGTGACGAGGTCGTCCCGTCGGTGCACACGGCAAGCACGGGCGACGCGGCCGGTCTTCTGGACGGGGGTGTCTTCCTGTCCACGTGGTCGACCAGCGCGTCGTACGACAACGTCGTGGTCACCGACAACGCGAGCGGCGACGTCCTGTTCCAGGACGGGTTCGACGACGCCACCCAGTGGTCTCCCGTGACCGGGACGTGGGCCGCGCAGGACGGCGTCTACACGCAGTCCTCGACGTCCGTGACCGACGCGCGCTCGATCGTCACGGGCGCGTACGCCAAGGACTGGAAGAACTACACGCTCGAGCTCGACGCCCGCAAGATCGCCGGGTCCGAGGGGTTCCTGGTGGGCTTCGCCGCGGGCGGCCCGGACGACTACTACTGGTGGAACATCGGCGGCTGGAACAACACCCGTTCGGTCCTCCAGCGGGCCGACGGCGGCAGCGCCGCCGAGATCGCCGCGGTCGAGAACAAGAGCGTCGAGACGGGCCAGGGCTACAAGGTCAAGGTCGTGGTCCAGGGCAGCACCATCGAGCTCTACCTGGACGGCCAGCTCCAGATCTCGTACGAGCAGCCCGCCGCGAAGTCGCTCTACCAGGTCGTCACGCGCGACGAGGAGTCCGGCGACCTCGTGGTCAAGGTCGTCAACCCGACCGCGACCGCGGCGGACACGGCCGTGACGGTCGCGGGCCAGGAGATCGCGGCCCAGGCCACGGTCACCGAGATGGTCGGCGCGCCCACGGACACCAACACCAAGGCGAACCCGCGGGCGATCGTGCCCGTCGAGCGGACCTGGGGCGGGGCGTCCAACGCGTTCGACTACACGTTCCCGGCCTACTCGGTCACGTTCCTGCGCCTGCAGGCGGCCGGCACCGAGGCCGAGCCCGTGGACCTCGCGGTCACGGCCAAGGCGCAGTGCGTCGCGGGCCGCGCGAACCTCTCGGTGCGTGCGGTCAACGGCGAGGACGAAGCCGTGACCGTGGCGTTCACGACGCCGTTCGGGACCAAGACGTTCGCGTCGGTCGGACCCGGCAAGAGCGCGTCGCAGTCGTTCAACTCGCGCGCGGTCTCGGTCCCTGCGGGGACCGCGACGGTCGTGGGCACGATCGGCACGGGGCCGGGGGCCCGCTCGACCACGTTCGACGTCGAGTACCCGGCCACGACCTGCGGCTGA